From a region of the Posidoniimonas polymericola genome:
- a CDS encoding dienelactone hydrolase family protein, with translation MRHATLPCLAVFVSLLSTVRAQGEDPVTRLENSPRHHEWVNIKTDAGRTVRTFVAFPEAPGPTAALVVIHENRGLNVWARSFADQMAEAGYLAIAPDLLSGTGPDGGGTEAFGSADAARNGIYKLPDEQVGADLDAVIAFAQKHPAGTGVVAAAGFCWGGGKSFAHAATNSGVSAACVFYGTAPQDDATYQAISAPVYGFYGGNDHRITGAVPEVKKKMETLGKKYDPVAYEGAGHAYMRAGESASEGDPNYEARAKSLVRLKGILSELTKEKQ, from the coding sequence ATGCGTCACGCCACCCTCCCCTGCCTTGCGGTCTTTGTCTCGCTCTTGTCTACGGTCCGCGCGCAGGGTGAGGACCCGGTGACCCGCCTGGAGAACTCGCCGCGGCACCACGAGTGGGTCAACATCAAGACTGACGCCGGCCGCACGGTGCGGACGTTCGTCGCGTTCCCCGAAGCTCCGGGCCCAACAGCCGCGTTGGTCGTGATCCACGAGAACCGCGGCCTGAACGTCTGGGCCCGCTCGTTTGCCGACCAGATGGCCGAGGCCGGCTACCTGGCGATCGCGCCGGACCTGCTCAGCGGGACCGGCCCCGACGGCGGCGGTACCGAGGCGTTCGGCTCGGCCGACGCCGCCCGCAACGGCATCTACAAGCTGCCGGACGAGCAGGTTGGCGCCGACCTCGACGCGGTGATCGCGTTCGCCCAGAAGCACCCGGCGGGAACGGGAGTGGTGGCGGCGGCCGGCTTCTGCTGGGGCGGCGGCAAGTCGTTCGCCCACGCGGCCACCAACAGTGGCGTCTCGGCGGCCTGCGTTTTCTACGGCACGGCGCCGCAGGACGACGCCACCTACCAGGCGATCTCGGCGCCGGTTTATGGATTCTACGGCGGCAACGACCACCGCATCACCGGCGCCGTGCCCGAGGTCAAGAAGAAGATGGAAACGCTGGGCAAGAAGTACGACCCGGTCGCCTACGAGGGCGCGGGCCACGCCTACATGCGGGCCGGCGAGTCGGCTAGCGAAGGCGATCCGAACTACGAGGCCCGGGCCAAGTCGCTGGTGCGGCTTAAGGGCATCCTCTCGGAGTTGACAAAAGAGAAGCAGTAA
- a CDS encoding lamin tail domain-containing protein, whose translation MSAHLPTSQKMMNSAWRLLGNAPTRIASALAAGLLLTAGANAQVVINELAYDSSPNASRFAEYIELYNAGASAVNIGDWSVASIELADNFLFFEDFIPSGTMLAAGEYYVLGATGTPNLDQDLGNSLDLWPNANTVIELRNGPTTIVDAIAYEANKGNANLTAAQIAEVGAGWWGNTQNYDRPDHPISIGRYIDGRDTNNSGADFGIVPTTPGASNGLLMTGAYSIPDVDGLSAASNDPVPGMSGSFTVPRVVDPTVVDTINPNAIPASPQGGNAIMAWDESGGGNMSFAPELITSYDMYAYIDTVPYGGGGAESTTYGIGTTGSLHNLPDPTGLFFGDVGTANGNTGIGWVIQKEDSASLNRVMLVDFNDGGPSNPASGDWTVLESIEMGEMASDWYRLSLDYDPVTGDVVAVFGDQTFTHTATTDMIGTFYIGYRESVDQSLVQIRPPTFDMIGEASGLAGDFTGDGLVDAADYVFWRDDNGATLTPGDYAVWASNYGAMAAPGPSAAAAPEPTALLLAALVGVGFVCRRS comes from the coding sequence ATGTCCGCACACCTCCCCACGAGCCAAAAGATGATGAACTCAGCGTGGCGCCTCCTGGGCAACGCCCCCACCCGTATTGCCTCGGCCCTGGCCGCCGGCCTGCTGCTGACCGCCGGCGCGAACGCGCAGGTGGTGATCAACGAGCTGGCGTACGACTCGTCTCCGAATGCGAGCCGCTTCGCCGAGTACATCGAGCTCTACAACGCCGGCGCCTCGGCCGTGAACATCGGCGATTGGAGCGTCGCGAGCATCGAGCTCGCCGACAACTTCTTGTTCTTCGAAGACTTCATCCCGTCCGGCACCATGCTCGCCGCGGGTGAGTACTACGTGCTGGGCGCCACCGGCACTCCCAACCTGGACCAGGACCTCGGCAACTCGCTCGACCTGTGGCCGAACGCCAACACCGTGATCGAGCTCCGCAACGGCCCGACGACCATTGTCGACGCCATCGCGTACGAGGCCAACAAGGGCAACGCCAACCTGACCGCGGCCCAGATCGCTGAGGTTGGCGCCGGCTGGTGGGGAAACACTCAGAACTACGACCGCCCGGACCACCCGATCTCAATCGGCCGCTACATCGACGGCCGCGACACTAACAACAGCGGCGCCGATTTCGGCATCGTGCCGACCACGCCGGGCGCCTCGAACGGTTTGCTGATGACCGGCGCCTATTCGATTCCGGACGTCGATGGACTTTCCGCGGCGTCGAACGATCCCGTGCCCGGCATGAGCGGCTCGTTCACCGTGCCCCGTGTTGTCGATCCTACGGTCGTCGATACCATCAACCCGAACGCCATCCCGGCGTCGCCTCAGGGCGGCAACGCGATCATGGCATGGGACGAGTCGGGCGGCGGCAACATGAGCTTTGCGCCGGAGCTGATCACCAGCTATGACATGTACGCTTACATCGACACCGTCCCCTACGGCGGAGGCGGCGCCGAGTCCACCACCTACGGCATCGGCACTACCGGCAGCCTCCACAACCTGCCGGACCCAACGGGCCTGTTCTTCGGCGACGTCGGCACCGCGAACGGCAACACCGGCATCGGCTGGGTGATCCAGAAGGAAGACAGCGCGAGCCTTAACCGCGTTATGCTGGTCGACTTCAACGATGGCGGCCCGAGCAACCCGGCTAGCGGCGACTGGACCGTCCTCGAAAGCATTGAGATGGGTGAGATGGCGTCCGACTGGTACCGCCTGTCGCTCGACTACGACCCCGTTACCGGTGACGTGGTCGCGGTCTTCGGCGACCAGACCTTCACCCACACCGCCACGACCGACATGATCGGCACTTTCTACATTGGCTACCGCGAATCGGTAGACCAGTCGCTGGTCCAGATTCGTCCGCCGACCTTCGACATGATCGGCGAGGCCTCTGGTCTGGCCGGCGACTTCACCGGCGACGGATTGGTCGACGCGGCCGACTACGTCTTCTGGCGTGACGACAACGGCGCCACGCTGACTCCTGGCGACTACGCCGTTTGGGCGTCGAACTACGGCGCCATGGCCGCCCCCGGCCCGTCGGCCGCGGCGGCCCCCGAGCCCACCGCGCTGCTGCTGGCGGCCCTAGTTGGCGTCGGGTTTGTCTGCCGTCGCTCGTAG